One window from the genome of Amycolatopsis sp. NBC_01480 encodes:
- a CDS encoding methyltransferase: protein MYSILVWMVGAAGVAAGPGLLTVAEWAAGASLVTVARARFVVAAAMSAMTALLWWAGWAQLGMTPAWLAWCWACALGCSLVLTDVCCRRLPFRLLGALAGGGALVFLCAALIDGVWTQFGFACTAAVAVFALAGLAQISVPGHTGGGDTALYSALALYLGWFGWDGLLRGLLISCGLTGIVALAVAASSKSMNSRFPAGPSLLAGALASILIT, encoded by the coding sequence GTGTATTCGATCTTGGTGTGGATGGTCGGAGCGGCCGGCGTAGCTGCGGGACCAGGGCTACTCACGGTGGCGGAATGGGCAGCTGGCGCGTCGCTGGTGACCGTGGCACGGGCGCGTTTCGTGGTCGCAGCGGCGATGTCGGCGATGACCGCATTGCTGTGGTGGGCGGGGTGGGCTCAACTGGGCATGACGCCGGCTTGGTTGGCGTGGTGCTGGGCGTGCGCGTTGGGCTGCAGCCTTGTGCTGACGGACGTCTGTTGCCGGAGACTGCCGTTTCGTCTCCTGGGTGCGTTGGCAGGTGGAGGTGCCTTGGTCTTCCTCTGCGCCGCACTGATCGACGGGGTCTGGACGCAGTTTGGCTTCGCATGTACGGCTGCAGTGGCGGTGTTCGCGCTGGCGGGCCTCGCGCAGATATCGGTGCCAGGGCATACCGGTGGCGGCGATACCGCTTTGTATTCGGCGCTCGCGTTGTACCTGGGCTGGTTTGGTTGGGATGGCCTGCTGCGTGGATTGCTGATCTCCTGTGGACTCACCGGCATAGTCGCACTCGCCGTCGCCGCGTCGTCCAAGAGTATGAATTCACGGTTTCCCGCCGGGCCGTCGCTGCTCGCCGGTGCGCTGGCCAGCATCCTGATCACATAG
- a CDS encoding SAF domain-containing protein: protein MPRRRRWWLLGTAVVLAAVVAVGNYALIAGQDARVDVLVLTRDVSWGQQIGEGDLGVAKAVPGQPLASIPASERAGVVGQVARSTLPAGSVLAPGQLSAQPVPGPGERLVGLPVKPGHLPARGLAAGDLVQVSPVATGTGTDAGPAPAVAEPFRARVLGVGLPDSSGVVTVDVVVGTDAAAAATSAAAGQVVLVQLGPGA, encoded by the coding sequence GTGCCACGGCGACGGCGGTGGTGGCTGCTGGGTACCGCGGTAGTGCTGGCCGCGGTGGTCGCCGTCGGCAACTACGCCCTGATCGCGGGACAGGACGCCCGGGTCGATGTCCTGGTGCTGACCCGCGACGTGAGCTGGGGCCAGCAGATCGGTGAGGGCGATCTCGGGGTGGCGAAGGCGGTGCCCGGTCAGCCGCTGGCCTCCATCCCCGCGAGCGAGCGCGCCGGTGTCGTCGGCCAGGTGGCGCGCTCGACACTGCCCGCGGGCAGCGTGCTGGCGCCTGGCCAGCTGTCCGCGCAGCCGGTCCCCGGCCCGGGTGAGCGGCTGGTCGGGCTCCCGGTGAAACCGGGCCACCTGCCCGCACGCGGCTTAGCCGCCGGGGATCTGGTGCAGGTCAGCCCGGTCGCGACCGGCACGGGGACCGACGCGGGACCGGCGCCGGCAGTGGCTGAGCCGTTCCGGGCGCGGGTGCTGGGTGTCGGTCTCCCGGACTCGAGCGGCGTGGTCACGGTCGATGTCGTGGTCGGCACGGACGCCGCGGCGGCGGCGACCAGCGCCGCCGCGGGCCAGGTCGTCCTGGTCCAGCTCGGGCCGGGTGCGTGA